The Thalassotalea agarivorans region TGGTGTACTTGTTACTGAAGGCTGTCGTGGTGAGGGTGGTTACTTACTAAATAAAGATGGCGAGCGTTTCATGGAACGTTATGCGCCAAATGCTAAAGACCTTGCCGGCCGTGACGTTGTTGCTCGTTCAATGATGACGGAAATTCGTGAAGGTCGTGGCTGTGACGGTCCTTGGGGACCACACATTAAACTTAAGCTAGATCACTTAGGCCGCGAAACGTTAAATCAACGTTTACCAGGTGTTTGTGACCTATCTAAAACGTTTGCTCACGTTGATCCAGCGGAAGAACCAATTCCAGTTATTCCTACTTGTCACTACCAAATGGGTGGTGTGCCTTGTAATGTTCACGGTCAAGCACTTAGCTTCAACCCTGAAACAGGCGAAGATACAATTATCGAAGGTTTGTTTGCAGTTGGTGAAATTGCAAACGTATCTGTACACGGCGCAAACCGTTTAGGTGGTAACTCACTACTTGATTTGGTTGTATTCGGTCGTGCTGCAGGTAACTTCTTAGGTGAATATCTAGCAAATACTGAATCTGCTAAAGACGCTTCTGCATCTGATCTTGACGCTGCGCTAGCGCGTTATAATCGTTGGGAGTCATCTGAAAAAGGTGAAGACCCAGTGCAAATTCGTAAAGACCTACAGCAATGTATGCAACTTAACTTCTCGGTTTTCCGTGAAGGTGAAGCTATGGCTGAAGGTATGAAGGAATTAACTGAAATTCGTGAACGTCTTGAGCACGCACACCTAGCGGACAAGTCGAGTGAGTTTAATACTCAGCGTATCGAGTGTTTAGAATTAGACAACCTAATGGCTACTGCATTCTGTACAGCTAAAGCGGCTAACTTCCGTACTGAGTCTCGTGGTGCGCATGCACGTCAAGACTTCCAAGAGCGTGATGATGAAAACTGGTTATGTCACTCTATCTTCTCTCCAGACACTGAAGAGATGAGTAAGCGTGGCGTTAACATGAAGCCAGTACATCGTGAAGCTTTCCCACCGAAAGTGCGTTCTTACTAGGAGTTTAATGATGAAGCAAATTTTCTCAGTATATCGTTACAATCCTGATGTAGATGCAAAACCTTACATGCAGGATTATGAGCTGGACCTTCCAGAAGGTTCAGACATGATGGTATTAGATGCCTTGATTCTGTTAAAAGAACAAGATCCATCGTTATCATTCCGTCGCTCATGCCGTGAAGGTGTTTGTGGTAGTGACGGCTTAAACATGAACGGTAAAAATGGCTTGGCTTGTATTACGCCGCTTTCTGCTGTTAAAGCAAAGAAAATCGTATTACGTCCATTACCTGGCTTACCGGTTGTGCGTGACTTAATTATCGACATGTCGCAATTCTACGCGCAGTACGAAAAAATTAAGCCTTACTTAATCAATGATGGTAAGAACCAACCAGCACGTGAACATTTACAATCACCTGAAGAGCGCGAGCATCTAGATGGTTTGTATGAGTGTATTTTATGTGCGTGTTGTTCAACTTCATGTCCGTCATTCTGGTGGAACCCAGACAAGTTCATTGGTCCAGCAGGTCTACTTCACGCTTATCGCTTCTTAATCGATAGCCGTGATACTGCCACTGACGAACGTTTAGATGATTTACAAGATGCATACAGCGTATTCCGTTGTCACGGCATCATGAACTGTGTGGACGTTTGTCCTAAGGGACTAAACCCGACGAAAGCGATTGGCCATATCAAGTCAATGCTTCTCTCCCGCGCAGTATAAGAAACTATGGCGCAGTACCGCCTGCGCCTTAAAATTAGCGTATGTTGGAGCAGGGCTATAAGCGCTGCTTTCTTGTTTGAGTTTTGTTGCTTTTTACCCGAGCAAAGGAACAGGTAATGCCAGAAGGTGTAATGAAGGCTTGGTTAGAGTCTTCCCATTTGAGTGGAAACAACTCCGCTTATATAGAAGAGTTGTACGAATCGTATCTGGACAACGCCCATTCAGTATCTGATGAATGGCGTGAAGTTTTTGACAGTTTACCAAAGGTAGACGGAAGTTCTGTTGAATATAGACACTCAGAGATTCGAGAAGAATTTAAAGAATTAGCGAAGCAAGTTGGTCGTCAAGTTATCGTAAGCGGTGGCAGTGACGCGAAACAAGTTAAAGTGCTTCAGCTTATTAATGCGTTTCGTTTTCGTGGCCATCAAAATGCCAATATCGATCCATTAGGATTGTGGCAACGTGACCAAGTGAGAGATTTGCAATTATCTCACCACGATTTATCAGACAACGATCTAAATACCGAATTTAATGTCGGTTCATTCGTTGCTGGCCAAGAAACAATGAAGTTAGGTGACCTGCACAAAGCCCTTAAGAACACATATTGTGGTTCTATTGGTGCTGAGTACATGCACATGACCTCGACTGAAGAAAAACGTTGGATTCAACAGCGTTTAGAATCAATTCAGTCAAAAGCGCAATTAGACACCGCACAAAAAGAAGAAATTCTCAAAGGCTTAATTGCTGCTGATGGTTTAGAAAAATACCTTGGCGCAAAATTCCCAGGTGCAAAACGCTTTTCATTAGAAGGTGGTGATGCGCTTGTTCCTATGCTGAAAGAGCTGATTATGCGTGCAGGTAGCCACGGTACCAAAGAAGTGGTTATCGGTATGGCGCACCGCGGTCGCTTAAACGTACTGGTTAACGTATTGGGTAAAAACCCTTCAGTATTGTTTGATGAGTTCGCGGGTAAGCACGATGAATCTCTTGGTAGTGGTGATGTTAAAT contains the following coding sequences:
- the sdhA gene encoding succinate dehydrogenase flavoprotein subunit, whose amino-acid sequence is MSVPVREFDAIVIGAGGAGMRAALAISESGQSCALISKVFPTRSHTVSAQGGITVALGNAHDDNWEFHMYDTVKGSDYIGDQDAIEYMCKTGPEAIIELENMGLPFSRFDNGKVYQRPFGGQSKDFGGEQAARTAAAADRTGHALLHCLYQQNVKNKTNVFSEWYALDLVKNADGSVVGTTAINIETGEVVYFKARATVLATGGAGRIYASTTNAHINTGDGVGMSLRAGVQMQDMEMWQFHPTGIAGAGVLVTEGCRGEGGYLLNKDGERFMERYAPNAKDLAGRDVVARSMMTEIREGRGCDGPWGPHIKLKLDHLGRETLNQRLPGVCDLSKTFAHVDPAEEPIPVIPTCHYQMGGVPCNVHGQALSFNPETGEDTIIEGLFAVGEIANVSVHGANRLGGNSLLDLVVFGRAAGNFLGEYLANTESAKDASASDLDAALARYNRWESSEKGEDPVQIRKDLQQCMQLNFSVFREGEAMAEGMKELTEIRERLEHAHLADKSSEFNTQRIECLELDNLMATAFCTAKAANFRTESRGAHARQDFQERDDENWLCHSIFSPDTEEMSKRGVNMKPVHREAFPPKVRSY
- a CDS encoding succinate dehydrogenase iron-sulfur subunit translates to MKQIFSVYRYNPDVDAKPYMQDYELDLPEGSDMMVLDALILLKEQDPSLSFRRSCREGVCGSDGLNMNGKNGLACITPLSAVKAKKIVLRPLPGLPVVRDLIIDMSQFYAQYEKIKPYLINDGKNQPAREHLQSPEEREHLDGLYECILCACCSTSCPSFWWNPDKFIGPAGLLHAYRFLIDSRDTATDERLDDLQDAYSVFRCHGIMNCVDVCPKGLNPTKAIGHIKSMLLSRAV